A region of the Thermosipho atlanticus DSM 15807 genome:
TATGCTTAACAATATCCTCAAAATTAAGCGGAAGTTATCAAGCAGCAATTATTGCCAAAAACATGCTCAACTCAAATAAAGAAATAATAATTTTTGATACATTAGCTGCTTCTTTAGGAGAAGGTTTACAAGTAATTAAAGCAGCTGAATTAATTAAAGACGGTTATAATCTTCCCAAAATTGTAAATATTTTAAAAAAATACAGAGATGAATTGAATATTTTAATCCTTTTAGACACCTTAGAAAATATTGTAAAAGGTGGTCGACTTAGCAGAATTAAAGGAACCGTAGCAAAAATTTTAAACTTTAAAATAATTTTACGCAATATGGATGGAACAGTTGAAATGCTTGAAAAAATAAGAGGTACAAAACGATTGTTTAATAGGGTACTAGAAATAATAGAATCTAACTCTCTTAACCTTTCAAACAAAATCGTAGGTATAACCCATGTAGCAAATATAGAAACAGCAGAAAAATTTAAAAAGATAATTCAAGAAAAATTTAAACCAAAAAATATATTTATAAACCATATGGGAGCTACTCTAGCAACATATGCTGGAAACAGAGGAATAATAATTTCATTCTAATCATAATAATTTTAATCAGATATAAATTCACAATTTTTCAAAAAAGAAAATCCTTAAATTCACTAAAAAATTAA
Encoded here:
- a CDS encoding DegV family protein, whose translation is MIKIITDSASDLPKQIIENYSIEIIPFTVEINGKTFKDGIDISAEEFNKIMITTQQLPRTAHPSPEIFKETFLKYTSLGYNILCLTISSKLSGSYQAAIIAKNMLNSNKEIIIFDTLAASLGEGLQVIKAAELIKDGYNLPKIVNILKKYRDELNILILLDTLENIVKGGRLSRIKGTVAKILNFKIILRNMDGTVEMLEKIRGTKRLFNRVLEIIESNSLNLSNKIVGITHVANIETAEKFKKIIQEKFKPKNIFINHMGATLATYAGNRGIIISF